Proteins encoded together in one Rhinopithecus roxellana isolate Shanxi Qingling chromosome 3, ASM756505v1, whole genome shotgun sequence window:
- the PTGER4 gene encoding prostaglandin E2 receptor EP4 subtype isoform X2, which produces MSTPGVNASTSLSPDRLNSPVTIPAVMFIFGVVGNLVAIVVLCKSRKEQKETTFYTLVCGLAVTDLLGTLLVSPVTIATYMKGQWPGGQPLCEYSTFILLFFSLSGLSIICAMSVERYLAINHAYFYSHYVDKRLAGLTLFAVYASNVLFCALPNMGLGSSRLQYPDTWCFIDWTTNVTAHAAYSYMYAGFSSFLILATVLCNVLVCGALLRMHRQFMRRTSLGTEQHHAAATAVTPVASRGHPAASPGLPRLSDFRRRRSFRRIAGAEIQMVILLIATSLVVLICSIPLVAIHPISHHGREGQKRTPVITFS; this is translated from the exons ATGTCCACTCCCGGGGTCAATGCGTCCACCTCCTTGAGCCCCGACCGGCTGAACAGCCCGGTGACCATCCCGGCGGTGATGTTCATCTTCGGGGTGGTGGGCAACCTGGTGGCCATCGTGGTGCTGTGCAAGTCGCGCAAGGAGCAAAAGGAGACGACCTTCTACACGCTGGTATGTGGGCTGGCTGTCACCGACCTGTTGGGCACTTTGCTGGTGAGCCCGGTAACCATCGCCACGTATATGAAGGGCCAGTGGCCCGGGGGCCAGCCGCTGTGCGAGTACAGCACCTTCATTCTGCTCTTCTTCAGCCTGTCCGGCCTCAGCATCATCTGCGCCATGAGTGTAGAGCGCTACCTGGCCATCAACCACGCCTATTTCTACAGCCACTACGTGGACAAGCGGTTGGCGGGCCTCACACTCTTTGCAGTCTATGCTTCCAACGTGCTCTTCTGCGCGCTGCCCAACATGGGCCTCGGTAGCTCGCGGCTGCAGTACCCAGACACCTGGTGCTTCATCGACTGGACCACCAACGTGACGGCGCACGCTGCCTACTCCTACATGTACGCGGGCTTCAGCTCCTTCCTCATTCTCGCCACCGTCCTCTGCAACGTGCTTGTGTGCGGCGCGCTGCTCCGCATGCACCGCCAGTTCATGCGCCGCACCTCGCTGGGCACCGAGCAGCACCATGCGGCCGCGACCGCTGTGACCCCGGTTGCCTCCCGGGGCCACCCCGCCGCCTCCCCAGGCTTGCCGCGCCTCAGCGACTTTCGCCGCCGCCGGAGTTTCCGCCGCATCGCGGGCGCCGAGATCCAGATGGTCATCTTACTCATTGCCACCTCCCTGGTGGTGCTCATCTGCTCCATCCCGCTCGTG GCCATCCACCCCATTTCCCACCATGGAAGAGAAGGACAGAAGAGAACACCAGTCATAACTTTTTCCTAA
- the PTGER4 gene encoding prostaglandin E2 receptor EP4 subtype isoform X1, giving the protein MSTPGVNASTSLSPDRLNSPVTIPAVMFIFGVVGNLVAIVVLCKSRKEQKETTFYTLVCGLAVTDLLGTLLVSPVTIATYMKGQWPGGQPLCEYSTFILLFFSLSGLSIICAMSVERYLAINHAYFYSHYVDKRLAGLTLFAVYASNVLFCALPNMGLGSSRLQYPDTWCFIDWTTNVTAHAAYSYMYAGFSSFLILATVLCNVLVCGALLRMHRQFMRRTSLGTEQHHAAATAVTPVASRGHPAASPGLPRLSDFRRRRSFRRIAGAEIQMVILLIATSLVVLICSIPLVVRVFVNQLYQPSLEREVSKNPDLQAIRIASVNPILDPWIYILLRKTVLSKAIEKIKCLFCRIGGSRRERSGQHCSDSRRTSSAMSGHSRSFLSRELKEISSTSQTLLPDLSLPDLSENGLGGRNLLPGVPGMGLTQKDTTSLRTLRISETSDSSQGQDSESVLLVDEVGESGRAGPAPKGSSLQVTFPSETLNLSEKCI; this is encoded by the exons ATGTCCACTCCCGGGGTCAATGCGTCCACCTCCTTGAGCCCCGACCGGCTGAACAGCCCGGTGACCATCCCGGCGGTGATGTTCATCTTCGGGGTGGTGGGCAACCTGGTGGCCATCGTGGTGCTGTGCAAGTCGCGCAAGGAGCAAAAGGAGACGACCTTCTACACGCTGGTATGTGGGCTGGCTGTCACCGACCTGTTGGGCACTTTGCTGGTGAGCCCGGTAACCATCGCCACGTATATGAAGGGCCAGTGGCCCGGGGGCCAGCCGCTGTGCGAGTACAGCACCTTCATTCTGCTCTTCTTCAGCCTGTCCGGCCTCAGCATCATCTGCGCCATGAGTGTAGAGCGCTACCTGGCCATCAACCACGCCTATTTCTACAGCCACTACGTGGACAAGCGGTTGGCGGGCCTCACACTCTTTGCAGTCTATGCTTCCAACGTGCTCTTCTGCGCGCTGCCCAACATGGGCCTCGGTAGCTCGCGGCTGCAGTACCCAGACACCTGGTGCTTCATCGACTGGACCACCAACGTGACGGCGCACGCTGCCTACTCCTACATGTACGCGGGCTTCAGCTCCTTCCTCATTCTCGCCACCGTCCTCTGCAACGTGCTTGTGTGCGGCGCGCTGCTCCGCATGCACCGCCAGTTCATGCGCCGCACCTCGCTGGGCACCGAGCAGCACCATGCGGCCGCGACCGCTGTGACCCCGGTTGCCTCCCGGGGCCACCCCGCCGCCTCCCCAGGCTTGCCGCGCCTCAGCGACTTTCGCCGCCGCCGGAGTTTCCGCCGCATCGCGGGCGCCGAGATCCAGATGGTCATCTTACTCATTGCCACCTCCCTGGTGGTGCTCATCTGCTCCATCCCGCTCGTG GTGCGAGTATTCGTCAACCAGTTATATCAGCCAAGTTTGGAGCGAGAAGTCAGTAAAAATCCAGATTTGCAGGCCATCCGAATTGCTTCTGTGAACCCGATCCTAGACCCCTGGATATATATCCTCCTGAGAAAGACAGTGCTCAGTAAAGCAATAGAGAAGATCAAATGCCTCTTCTGTCGCATTGGCGGATCCCGCAGAGAGCGCTCCGGACAGCACTGCTCAGACAGTCGCAGGACATCTTCTGCCATGTCAGGCCACTCTCGCTCCTTCCTCTCCCGGGAGCTGAAGGAGATCAGCAGTACATCTCAGACCCTCCTGCCAGACCTCTCACTGCCAGACCTCAGTGAAAATGGCCTTGGAGGCAGGAATTTGCTTCCAGGTGTTCCTGGCATGGGCCTGACCCAGAAAGACACCACCTCGCTGAGGACTTTGCGAATATCAGAGACCTCAGACTCTTCACAGGGTCAGGACTCAGAGAGTGTCTTACTGGTGGATGAGGTTGGTGAGAGCGGCAGGGCTGGGCCTGCCCCTAAGGGGAGCTCCCTGCAAGTCACATTTCCCAGTGAAACACTGAACTTatcagaaaaatgtatataa